In Solanum stenotomum isolate F172 chromosome 6, ASM1918654v1, whole genome shotgun sequence, one DNA window encodes the following:
- the LOC125867094 gene encoding 2-oxoisovalerate dehydrogenase subunit alpha 2, mitochondrial-like translates to MSLLLSKSRKLICLKPKIGFLSSVYHHHTLISPNLRTPFRILGLNQPHFASFRFESTKAQTQLNPMHSIHNDSQVLDFPGGEVKFTSHLNFIPETREERVHCYRVLDDDGYPITSDFAQIEKEVALKIYTDMVTLQTMDTIFYEAQRQGRISFYLTTVGEEAINIASAAALKTDDFIFPQYRESGVLLWRGFTIQEFANQLFGNKNDYGKGRQMPIHYGSNKHNYITVASTVATQLPHAVGAAYALKMDAKNACTIVYFGDGGSSTGDFHAALNFAAVLDAPVIFFCRNNGFAISTPVSDQFRSDGVVTKGQAYGIRSIRVDGNDALAVFTAVQEARKMAVNERKPILVEALTYRAGHHSTSDDSTKYRPAKEIEWWRRERDPVSRFGKWIEREGWLNSQVESELRSNIRKQVLQAIQVAKKQEKPPIKDVFTDVYDVSPANLQEQEISIRETIRKHPQDYPTDVPL, encoded by the exons ATGTCTCTGTTGTtgtcaaaatcaagaaaattgatCTGTTTGAAACCCAAGATTGGATTTTTATCTTCTGTTTATCATCATCATACACTTATATCACCAAATCTGAGAACCCCATTTCGAATTCTTGGGTTAAATCAACCCCATTTTGCCTCTTTTCGTTTTGAATCAACCAAAGCTCAAACACAGTTAAATCCCATGCACAGTATTCATAATGATTCCCAG GTCCTCGATTTCCCTGGAGGTGAGGTCAAATTCACCTCACATTTGAACTTTATTCCTGAAACAAGGGAAGAGAGAGTACACTGTTACCGGGTCCTTGACGACGATGGTTACCCAATCACTAGCGATTTTGCACAG ATTGAAAAGGAAGTTGCATTGAAAATATATACTGATATGGTCACACTTCAAACAATGGATACAATCTTTTATGAAGCACAAAGACAAGGACGAATATCTTTCTATCTTACCACAGTTGGAGAAGAAGCTATCAACATTGCATCAGCTGCTGCACTTAAGACAGACGATTTCATCTTTCCACAG TATAGGGAGTCCGGAGTTCTATTATGGAGAGGGTTCACCATTCAAGAATTTGCCAATCAGTTGTTTGGAAACAAAAACGATTATGGAAAAGGCAGGCAGATGCCTATCCATTATGGATCTAATAAGCACAATTATATTACTGTTGCATCAACAGTAGC TACTCAGCTTCCACATGCTGTTGGTGCTGCCTATGCTCTAAAGATGGACGCGAAAAACGCATGCACAATTGTATATTTTGGAGATGGAGGCTCTAGTACG GGAGATTTTCATGCTGCTCTGAACTTTGCCGCGGTGTTAGATGCACCCGTTATCTTTTTCTGCCGGAACAATGGGTTTGCAATAAGTACACCAGTTAGTGACCAGTTTCGAA GTGATGGTGTTGTTACCAAAGGACAGGCCTATGGAATTCGTAGTATTCGTGTGGATGGTAACGATGCTCTTGCTGTTTTCACCGCTGTCCAAGAGGCACGAAAAATGGCTGTTAATGAACGTAAACCTATTCTAGTTGAG GCTCTTACTTATAGAGCAGGACATCATTCAACCTCAGATGACTCAACCAAATATCGTCCAGCTAAAGAAATTGAATGGTGGAGAAGAGAAAGAGACCCTGTAAGCAGATTTGGGAAATGGATTGAAAGAGAAGGCTGGTTGAACTCTCAGGTTGAATCCGAACTTCGCAGCAATATCAGGAAGCAG GTATTGCAAGCCATTCAAGTTGCAAAAAAACAAGAGAAGCCCCCAATTAAGGATGTATTTACAGATGTATATGATGTTTCTCCAGCCAACCTCCAAGAACAAGAAATATCTATTCGTGAAACAATCCGAAAACATCCACAGGATTATCCTACTGATGTTCCTCTCTAG
- the LOC125868190 gene encoding NAC domain-containing protein 104-like, which produces MMMDDQRVGDLPPGFSFDPTDEELVLYYLKSKIAANLSFNIPHLHFSSSDPSQLNERALWSKNQWYFFSQVKENNNRATGRGYWKELNMNEPIILKNCGEKEKIIGIKKYFVYYITTNIHEQVQTNWIMEEFHLKRENEKLLEWVVCRVHESKNNSEGITCDDNDEIELSALDEVFLSLDDDQEQEEISFPY; this is translated from the exons ATGATGATGGATGATCAAAGGGTTGGTGATCTTCCTCCAGGATTTAGTTTTGATCCAACTGATGAAGAGCTTGTTTTGTATTATCTCAAAAGCAAAATAGCTGCAAATTTATCCTTCAATATTCCTCatctccatttttcttcttctgatcCTTCCCAACTCAATG AAAGGGCTTTGTGGAGCAAAAATCAATGGTATTTTTTCAGCCAAGTGAAGGAAAATAATAATCGAGCTACAGGAAGAGGATATTGGAAGGAATTAAATATGAATGAGCCAATTATACTTAAAAattgtggtgaaaaagaaaaaataataggaatAAAGAAGTACTTTGTGTACTATATTACTACTAATATTCATGAACAAGTACAAACCAATTGGATTATGGAAGAATTTCACCTCAAGAGAGAAAATGAGAAGCTATTG gAATGGGTTGTATGTAGAGTACATGAATCAAAGAACAATTCTGAAGGGATAACTTGTGATGATAATGATGAAATTGAGCTCTCAGCTTTGGATGAAGTTTTTTTATCATTGGATGATGATCAAGAACAAGAGGAAATAAGTTTTCCATACTAA